In Zingiber officinale cultivar Zhangliang chromosome 6A, Zo_v1.1, whole genome shotgun sequence, a single genomic region encodes these proteins:
- the LOC121994478 gene encoding auxin-responsive protein SAUR24-like produces the protein MKRHRGFRLGRCLGRVWRRLFRRRHKHYLRLDRAAGSFLQSSRLSQTSKTTSKFRHWGLLLTRRFRRNQTGAEATLLAEEPEGGPTPKGHLAVYVGCERYTVPVIYFNHPLFGELLREAEEEFGFHHTGGITLPCPTARFEDVRNRIAADSDRSRRRS, from the coding sequence ATGAAGAGGCACAGAGGATTCAGATTGGGGCGGTGCCTCGGCCGAGTGTGGCGCCGCCTCTTCCGCCGCCGGCATAAACACTACCTCCGCCTTGACCGCGCCGCCGGATCCTTCTTGCAATCGAGCCGCCTCTCGCAGACCTCGAAAACTACCTCAAAGTTCCGCCATTGGGGCCTCCTCCTCACCCGCCGCTTCCGCCGGAATCAAACCGGCGCGGAGGCCACGCTTCTGGCGGAGGAGCCAGAGGGCGGGCCGACCCCGAAGGGACACCTGGCTGTGTACGTCGGGTGCGAAAGGTACACGGTCCCGGTGATCTACTTCAACCACCCTCTCTTCGGGGAGCTGCTGCGGGAGGCGGAGGAGGAGTTCGGGTTCCACCACACAGGCGGCATCACTCTCCCCTGCCCCACCGCGAGGTTCGAAGACGTAAGGAATCGGATCGCCGCCGACAGCGACAGATCCCGCCGTCGGAGCTAG